One genomic segment of Atribacterota bacterium includes these proteins:
- a CDS encoding ABC transporter ATP-binding protein, with amino-acid sequence MVNLLEIRDLSLSLNGKKILKNISMEIWEGYVHAIVGPNGAGKSTLASTIMGLEGYRNFTGSIYFKGKDISQLSIDERARMGITFGWQEPARYEGLSINDFLKAAAKEKNDKFIFEQLKRVGLEPDEYAQRAADKTLSGGERKKVELASILAMDPDLVLLDEPDSGIDVETLDKMFEVIKEQKKKKRTIVLITHSLAVLKQADHAFMFCNGEIIQKAEAKKIIPYFENKCIPCKHKNIPDKEGVNLE; translated from the coding sequence ATGGTCAATCTGTTAGAAATACGGGATTTATCTTTATCATTAAACGGGAAAAAAATTTTAAAAAATATCAGTATGGAAATCTGGGAAGGCTATGTCCATGCAATTGTAGGGCCTAATGGTGCAGGCAAATCAACTCTTGCCTCAACTATTATGGGTCTGGAAGGGTATAGAAATTTTACGGGTAGTATTTATTTCAAGGGAAAAGATATCAGTCAGCTTAGTATCGATGAACGTGCCCGGATGGGTATTACTTTTGGCTGGCAGGAACCAGCCCGTTATGAAGGATTATCAATTAATGATTTTTTAAAAGCTGCCGCTAAGGAGAAAAATGATAAATTTATTTTTGAACAATTAAAAAGGGTTGGCTTAGAACCTGATGAATATGCCCAACGTGCAGCCGATAAGACACTAAGCGGGGGTGAGCGAAAGAAAGTAGAATTAGCTTCTATCTTAGCAATGGACCCGGATTTGGTACTACTGGATGAACCTGATTCTGGAATAGATGTGGAAACTCTGGATAAGATGTTTGAAGTTATCAAAGAACAGAAAAAGAAGAAAAGGACTATAGTTCTTATAACTCACAGCTTAGCGGTTTTAAAACAGGCCGACCATGCCTTTATGTTCTGCAACGGAGAAATAATACAAAAGGCTGAGGCAAAAAAAATTATTCCTTATTTTGAAAATAAATGCATTCCTTGCAAACACAAAAATATTCCTGATAAAGAAGGTGTAAACCTTGAATAA
- the malQ gene encoding 4-alpha-glucanotransferase, translated as MKNSRSSGILFHISSLPSKFGIGDLGPTAYSFADLLKKNGQHFWQILPLNPTELQHGNSPYYSYSAFAGNPLFISPELLYHDGLIFKDDLKSYYLPEKTHIDFPGVYTMKKKMLAKSCEIFNKTNKFQYEFEDFCQKQTFWLDNYVLFEILRSQFHSQIWNKWPAEIRDRKNISLISLTKKRKSEIKKLKIVQFLFYRQWEKFKNYCKANKIKIIGDMPIYVTHNSADVWSNPELFKLDKNKAPSFKAGVPPDYFSKTGQLWGNPVYKWFTHRKQDFEWWKNRISHNLSIVDLLRVDHFRGLIAYWEIPAGEKTAIKGKWVTGGGNAFFKMLKKNYPQLPFIAEDLGVITEEVVKVIEKLGLPGMRVLQFGFDEENFPHNIHLTHNYIKNCIVYTGTHDNNTIQGWLQKEIRKAQKRLLTEYLGKDIQLENAHWELIRLALASVAKLAIIPVQDILGLGEEARMNYPSHPDSNWQWRLTKNEMSEIKRHAFPKLKELTQIYGRGKD; from the coding sequence TTGAAGAATAGCCGTAGCAGTGGAATATTATTCCATATCTCCTCTTTGCCTTCAAAGTTTGGTATTGGAGATTTGGGACCAACAGCATATTCTTTTGCAGATCTTCTAAAAAAAAATGGACAACATTTCTGGCAAATTTTACCTTTAAATCCTACAGAATTACAGCATGGTAATTCCCCTTATTATTCTTACTCTGCTTTTGCAGGTAACCCTCTTTTTATCAGCCCGGAATTACTCTATCATGATGGCTTAATATTTAAAGATGATTTAAAAAGTTATTATCTCCCGGAAAAAACTCATATAGACTTTCCTGGAGTATATACCATGAAGAAAAAAATGCTTGCAAAATCATGTGAAATATTTAATAAAACAAATAAATTTCAGTATGAATTTGAAGATTTCTGCCAGAAACAAACCTTCTGGTTGGATAATTATGTACTTTTTGAAATATTACGCTCTCAATTCCATTCTCAAATATGGAATAAATGGCCTGCTGAGATAAGAGACCGTAAAAATATTTCTCTGATATCCTTGACTAAAAAAAGAAAATCAGAAATTAAAAAACTAAAGATTGTTCAATTTTTATTTTACCGACAATGGGAAAAGTTTAAGAATTATTGCAAAGCGAATAAAATTAAAATAATCGGTGATATGCCTATTTATGTTACTCACAACAGTGCAGATGTCTGGTCAAACCCTGAATTGTTCAAGTTAGATAAAAATAAAGCTCCCTCTTTTAAAGCGGGAGTCCCTCCTGATTATTTCAGTAAAACCGGACAGCTCTGGGGAAATCCAGTCTATAAATGGTTTACACATCGCAAACAGGATTTTGAATGGTGGAAAAACAGAATCAGCCATAACCTATCAATAGTGGATTTATTGCGAGTTGACCATTTTCGGGGATTGATAGCTTACTGGGAAATTCCCGCAGGTGAAAAAACCGCTATTAAGGGAAAATGGGTAACCGGTGGCGGGAATGCCTTCTTTAAAATGTTAAAAAAGAATTATCCCCAGCTGCCCTTTATTGCCGAAGACCTGGGAGTGATTACCGAAGAAGTGGTAAAAGTTATTGAAAAATTGGGATTACCGGGAATGCGTGTACTTCAATTTGGTTTTGACGAGGAAAACTTCCCACATAATATACATCTTACTCATAATTATATAAAAAATTGTATAGTGTACACTGGTACCCATGACAATAATACTATTCAGGGATGGCTACAAAAGGAGATAAGAAAGGCACAGAAAAGATTGCTAACAGAATACCTGGGAAAAGATATTCAATTAGAAAATGCTCACTGGGAATTAATCAGGCTTGCCCTGGCATCTGTTGCAAAATTAGCCATTATTCCTGTTCAGGATATCCTCGGTTTAGGAGAAGAAGCCAGAATGAATTACCCTTCTCATCCAGATTCTAACTGGCAATGGCGGTTAACAAAAAATGAAATGTCAGAAATTAAAAGACATGCCTTTCCTAAATTAAAAGAATTAACCCAGATATATGGACGGGGAAAAGATTGA
- a CDS encoding DUF3536 domain-containing protein, whose amino-acid sequence MEKNKYICIHGHFYQPPRENPWLEDIELQDSAYPFHDWNERISEECYKTNTASRILDGEGDIIRIVNNYSSISFNFGPTLLSWMKKHQPEIYQSILDADKASVEKFNGHGSAIAQAYNHMIMPLANERDKYTQAYWGIKDFQERFERYPEGMWLPETAVNYDTLEILAELGIKYTILAPHQASRVKKIDKESQWQEIREGNIDFRQPYLCNLPSGKSINIFFYNGALAHEVSFGGLLRDGKKFADSLLGNFSMDDQKPEIVHMATDGETFGHHHRFGDMALSFCLNHIEKNQLAKITNYGEYLELHPPTYEAQIVDNTSWSCVHGIERWRNDNGCNTGMNPDWHQKWRKPLRETMDWLRDKTINLFEEGASVYFQDVWQARNEYINVILNRNTENIDNFFNQFASHSLDREEKIKALKYLEMQRNAMLMYTSCGWFFDEISGIETIQVMHYSARCMQLAKELHDIDLEPEYMERLSQAPSNVHRYKNGAKIYEKIVQPAVIDLLRVGAHYAVSTLFNGKQKNIYSYQILEDEVERSEKGQLKLAIGQTIINSNVTLEQDKISFAVLHLGDHNVNGGVRRYQDEQTYREMVKEIKTAFSQVNVVNIIRLMDKYFKTNSYSLWYLFKDEQRKVIQKIVQPDKEEAERTIRKIYTDNYAIMNFLKQLNIPIPHSLSVITQQAINLELNSTFSEINIDLERLKKLVEEIQDWSIKIDKITLAYNIERWVNSALERLQAQHDDIEHIQAITDTLNILENIDVAFYPWKAQNIYFKMKQELIPVYQEKNIEGNKNANIWLGEFKKLGVMLSVGVS is encoded by the coding sequence ATGGAAAAGAATAAATATATTTGCATTCATGGGCACTTTTACCAGCCACCCAGGGAAAACCCCTGGTTGGAAGATATTGAGCTGCAGGATTCTGCCTATCCCTTCCATGACTGGAATGAACGGATATCAGAAGAATGTTATAAAACCAATACCGCCTCCCGCATTCTGGATGGGGAAGGAGACATCATTCGAATTGTCAACAATTATAGCAGTATAAGTTTTAATTTTGGACCAACTTTACTCTCGTGGATGAAAAAACATCAACCGGAAATATATCAATCAATTTTAGATGCAGATAAAGCCAGTGTGGAAAAATTTAACGGACATGGATCAGCTATTGCCCAGGCTTACAATCATATGATTATGCCCCTGGCTAATGAAAGAGACAAATATACTCAGGCATATTGGGGAATTAAAGATTTCCAGGAGCGTTTCGAACGTTACCCGGAAGGCATGTGGCTTCCGGAAACAGCAGTAAACTATGATACCCTGGAAATCCTTGCTGAATTGGGAATTAAATATACTATTCTCGCACCTCATCAAGCATCAAGAGTGAAAAAGATAGATAAAGAAAGTCAATGGCAAGAGATAAGAGAAGGTAATATCGATTTTCGACAACCATATTTATGTAACTTACCATCTGGTAAATCAATTAATATTTTCTTTTATAATGGAGCCCTGGCTCATGAAGTCAGTTTTGGGGGTCTTTTGCGTGATGGCAAAAAATTTGCTGATAGTCTATTAGGTAATTTTTCTATGGATGATCAAAAACCGGAAATAGTACATATGGCTACTGACGGAGAAACCTTTGGACACCATCATCGTTTTGGGGATATGGCGTTATCCTTCTGTTTAAATCATATTGAAAAGAATCAGCTGGCGAAAATAACCAATTACGGAGAATACCTGGAGTTACACCCACCAACTTATGAAGCACAGATTGTTGATAACACCTCCTGGAGTTGTGTTCATGGAATTGAACGCTGGAGAAATGACAATGGCTGTAATACCGGCATGAATCCAGATTGGCATCAAAAATGGAGAAAACCACTTCGGGAAACCATGGACTGGTTAAGAGATAAGACAATTAATCTCTTTGAAGAAGGGGCTTCAGTCTATTTCCAGGATGTATGGCAGGCCAGAAATGAATATATAAATGTTATTCTTAACCGGAATACAGAAAATATAGATAACTTCTTTAATCAATTTGCCAGCCACTCTCTTGACCGGGAGGAAAAAATTAAAGCCTTAAAATACCTGGAAATGCAAAGGAACGCCATGCTCATGTATACCAGTTGCGGTTGGTTCTTTGATGAAATATCGGGCATCGAAACAATCCAGGTTATGCATTATTCTGCCCGCTGCATGCAATTAGCAAAAGAATTGCATGACATTGATTTAGAGCCAGAATATATGGAAAGGTTAAGCCAGGCTCCCAGTAATGTTCACAGATATAAAAACGGAGCCAAAATCTATGAAAAAATAGTTCAACCGGCAGTAATTGATTTACTAAGGGTTGGCGCACATTATGCTGTCTCTACCTTATTTAACGGTAAACAAAAAAATATTTATTCTTACCAAATCCTGGAAGATGAAGTGGAACGCTCTGAAAAAGGTCAATTAAAATTAGCGATCGGGCAAACCATTATCAACTCAAACGTTACTCTGGAACAGGATAAAATAAGTTTCGCCGTTCTACATTTAGGAGACCATAATGTGAACGGTGGAGTTAGGCGTTATCAGGATGAACAAACCTACCGGGAAATGGTCAAAGAAATCAAAACAGCTTTCAGCCAGGTCAATGTAGTGAATATTATTCGATTGATGGATAAATATTTTAAAACTAACAGTTATTCTCTCTGGTATTTATTTAAAGATGAACAGAGAAAGGTCATTCAGAAAATAGTTCAGCCCGACAAGGAAGAGGCTGAAAGGACTATTAGAAAAATATATACGGATAATTATGCTATCATGAATTTCTTGAAACAACTGAATATTCCAATTCCGCATTCGTTATCAGTTATAACTCAACAGGCTATTAATCTTGAATTAAACAGTACCTTCTCAGAGATTAATATAGATCTGGAAAGACTAAAAAAACTGGTGGAGGAAATTCAAGACTGGTCCATCAAGATAGATAAAATTACACTGGCATATAATATTGAGCGATGGGTAAATAGTGCATTAGAAAGATTACAAGCTCAACACGATGATATTGAGCATATTCAAGCTATAACTGATACTCTAAATATACTTGAAAATATAGATGTTGCTTTTTATCCCTGGAAAGCTCAAAATATATATTTTAAAATGAAACAGGAATTAATACCTGTTTACCAGGAAAAAAATATTGAGGGAAATAAAAATGCAAACATATGGTTGGGAGAATTTAAAAAATTAGGAGTAATGCTAAGTGTTGGAGTATCTTAA
- the glgB gene encoding 1,4-alpha-glucan branching protein GlgB, whose amino-acid sequence MKKKNKILHTESILSKDDIFLFNEGTHYQLYKHLGAHPIAKNGKNGFHFAVWAPNAKSVSVIGDFNDWKSNDHKLQQLHSGSGIWEGFIPNLKNGDKYKYHITSRYQEYCVDKRDPYAFYGEKPPLTASVLWDLSYQWQDQIWMEERKEKNQLDQPFSVYEVHIGSWRRKLKPENDFLNYRELAIELAYYCKENGFTHVELLPVMEHPFYGSWGYQKIGYFSPTSRYGTPQDFMYFVDYMHQQGIGVILDWVPSHFPGDEHGLVYFDGTHLYEHADPKQGFHPDWNSYIFNYGRKEVQSFLISSALFWLDYYHVDGLRVDAVASMLYLDYSRKEGEWIPNRFGGRENLEAINFIKKLNENCYSFFPDIQMIAEESTAWPMVSRPIYLGGLGFGMKWNMGWMHDTLSYFARDPIYRKYHHQELTFSLLYAFNENFILSLSHDEVTHGKKSLLEKMPGDDWQKFANLRLLLGYMYAHPGKKLLFMGSEFGQRQEWQHDYSLDWHLLQDEKHAGLLKWAQDLNRVYREEKTLHEVDFESSGFQWIESNDWNHSVLVFLRIDKNKKEKLIVICNFVPTPWYNYRIGVPENGIWREILNSDGSPYGGSEQGNMGKVKATPAPMHGFDFSINVTIPPLGILFLKKIAVNSVD is encoded by the coding sequence ATGAAGAAAAAGAATAAGATTTTACATACAGAGTCCATACTGAGTAAAGATGATATTTTTCTTTTTAATGAAGGAACACATTATCAGTTATACAAACATTTAGGAGCACATCCAATAGCAAAAAATGGTAAAAATGGCTTCCATTTCGCAGTATGGGCTCCTAACGCTAAATCTGTTTCAGTGATTGGTGATTTTAATGATTGGAAATCCAACGATCACAAATTACAGCAACTACACAGTGGAAGTGGTATCTGGGAAGGCTTTATACCCAACCTGAAAAATGGGGATAAATATAAATATCATATTACATCCAGATACCAGGAATATTGTGTAGACAAAAGAGATCCTTATGCCTTTTATGGTGAAAAACCACCTTTGACAGCATCTGTATTATGGGATTTATCATATCAATGGCAGGATCAGATCTGGATGGAAGAGAGAAAAGAAAAAAATCAATTAGATCAACCATTTTCGGTTTATGAGGTACATATTGGTTCCTGGCGTAGAAAACTAAAACCAGAAAATGATTTCCTGAATTACCGGGAATTAGCTATTGAATTAGCCTATTATTGCAAAGAAAATGGTTTTACCCATGTAGAACTCTTGCCGGTGATGGAACACCCCTTTTACGGTTCCTGGGGTTATCAAAAAATAGGTTACTTTTCTCCTACCAGTCGTTATGGCACACCCCAGGATTTTATGTACTTTGTTGATTATATGCATCAGCAAGGAATTGGTGTAATTTTAGATTGGGTACCTTCTCATTTTCCGGGAGATGAACATGGCCTGGTTTATTTTGATGGCACCCACTTGTATGAACATGCTGACCCGAAGCAGGGATTTCATCCTGACTGGAATAGTTACATCTTTAATTATGGCAGAAAAGAAGTGCAATCATTCTTAATAAGCAGTGCACTCTTCTGGCTGGATTACTACCATGTTGATGGTTTGCGTGTGGATGCTGTTGCCTCCATGCTTTATCTGGATTATTCCCGAAAAGAAGGGGAATGGATACCAAACCGTTTCGGCGGCAGGGAAAATTTAGAAGCAATAAACTTTATTAAAAAATTAAATGAGAATTGCTATTCCTTCTTCCCCGATATACAGATGATTGCCGAAGAATCTACTGCCTGGCCTATGGTTTCCAGACCTATATACCTGGGTGGTCTTGGTTTTGGTATGAAATGGAATATGGGCTGGATGCATGACACTCTATCCTATTTCGCCAGAGATCCTATATATCGTAAATATCATCATCAAGAACTCACTTTTAGTCTTTTATATGCTTTTAATGAAAACTTTATTCTTTCTTTATCTCACGATGAAGTCACTCATGGTAAAAAATCATTATTAGAAAAGATGCCCGGGGATGATTGGCAAAAATTTGCTAATTTACGACTTTTATTAGGCTATATGTATGCGCATCCAGGGAAAAAACTCCTTTTTATGGGTAGTGAATTCGGACAAAGGCAGGAATGGCAACATGACTATTCCCTGGACTGGCATCTGCTTCAAGACGAAAAGCATGCTGGATTATTAAAATGGGCGCAAGACCTTAATCGTGTCTACAGAGAAGAAAAAACTTTGCATGAAGTAGATTTTGAAAGTTCAGGCTTTCAATGGATAGAGAGTAATGACTGGAACCATAGTGTACTGGTTTTTCTTAGAATAGACAAAAATAAAAAAGAAAAATTAATAGTTATCTGTAATTTTGTTCCTACACCCTGGTACAATTACCGTATTGGGGTTCCTGAAAATGGAATCTGGAGGGAAATTCTCAATAGTGATGGCTCTCCATACGGGGGAAGCGAACAGGGAAACATGGGTAAAGTTAAAGCCACTCCGGCCCCTATGCATGGATTTGATTTTTCTATTAATGTAACTATACCACCTCTTGGTATCCTTTTTTTAAAAAAGATTGCAGTTAACTCTGTTGATTAA